The Arachis hypogaea cultivar Tifrunner chromosome 14, arahy.Tifrunner.gnm2.J5K5, whole genome shotgun sequence DNA window TGCAACACTTCCCCCTCTACTTTCACTTGGTGTTTCCGGAATCCGGTCGCTGTTTGTAATCTCCACTTTGCATTTAAATTGGAGTGAAGGGGCTGGTTGTTGAAAATAatgtgaattgtttggaattTGGAAAGGAATTTGTCAATGAGGAACTCCTACTGAGTTTTTGAAGGACCATGATTTGGACTTTGAAGTTCTGATTTCTACTTTTGCAAGATCTAGGATCTGCTAGGTGCTAGATTTTAAATGCTCTAAGTTAGGTGATATTACACACAGGACCATTTGATTTCTAATGCTTACACTAACCCCTAGAGAGGTTATTGTCTTATGCTATAAATGCAAGGGTGCTGAGTATCATATAACTTAAATCCCAGGCAAATTAGTGTATACTTCTACAAGTTGAGTGCTATCATGTGTGATATCACCTAATTTCAAGAAAGGTTGGTGTAATTTACTCTAGTAAAAAGTTTGGACAAAGTTACTGTGGAAACTTTCTTGAATGGAGTTCCTTTCTTCCTGAACTAACATTGTAGACTTGTAAAGCAGATAGCTTCCTTTAGATTTTAACCTTTAAGGCTGTGTTTATGGgttaaaattaataatagatGAAAACACCAATGAAATAATGTGAAAATAAGTAGAACAAAATTATCTAAGTCTTAATGTAAAAATACCAATGAAAGTAATCAAGAGTTACTTTGGCAAACATGGATTTTGATTTCAAAACCCATCGAAAATGATATAAAAAATTCATCCATAAGTACTGCtaggagtaaaaaaaaaaaaaggtcagaaattgctttatttagcattcattaattgttgctagaattaataaatgataaataagataaattttggcCAATTTTTTTTGCAGAAAAGCTccgcatacaagccctaatggcttgtatggTTTACAAGTTCATGAACAAATAAAACCCCAAAACGCGCTCCAAGGGTTACGTTGTATGCACGCGCTATATAGGATCCCGCGTATATCTAATTACCAAATTTagaagatttgtttccttcttcgttttcgttatttgCACAGCAGATTtgctcgttcttcttctcgcgaaGCTTCCCCTGGTTTCttcgatcgttcttttccccTCCTTTCTCactcgtttcttcttcttcttcgtcatttACGTTAGTTCCTCTCTCTCTAACTCGAGCTTCGTTTCCTATTTGATTTTtcgttttctgaaatcaaagtttgaactcgttttgaagataatggatgattcaacctcagattgtcagctgaatccaggcgaagtggactatgaatttgaatctaacgaagttcctgaggtttgaatgtaatgtattagttttgattaattatctggaatttatagcagacgttCGGGTGTAGATAAGATCTTTTTTGGGTGTTTTTTtgctagaagtgtgggtgtatttacactttactgctttttctgttattttaattgagttgttgttgttcaggtgtattatatcaggCATGATTgtgtgtgtttttagtttttgacatggtgtattctgcagcctatgtatttacagtttatggcttttgttgtcattttatttgagttgttgcagttcgggtgtatcatatcagacatgatttggtgtatttgaatcatatctatgggtgtatttacagtttttgacatggtgtattctacagcctctctcggttgttgatgatcagcttgttccgaaggttggaatgacctttaccacccttgaagatgctggaaaattttacaggaactacgccaaggctgcaggtttctctacaagagttcggagcacaaataggaagggaaacgagattaagaatcaactgattacatgtagcagagagggaaaatggaaatctaaaatatctccgaccgagaagaccaatccgacagccggtttaaactgtcctgcaagaatttatatacacacattgaaggatgtcagtgcttggatcatttcaaaggttgtgctggatcattcacacccctgctgtccaagtaaagcagagatgctcaaacagcacaggaaactaagcatgtccattcgtcgtacaatagagaataacgaggatgccggtatcagaccaagcaaaacctaccaatcatttgttgcggctgccgggggtcaccgcgagttaaattttatcaaaaaggacgtgaggaattacattaccagggaagtgcggaatgtttccgaacaagaagatgcaaaggaattcgggaaatatttgttaagaatgaaagagaagaatcagaatttcttttttgagctcaaACTCGAGgatgatcaatcgattaagctggctttttgggccatgcaagaagcagagctgcctttgagtatttcggagacgtcatttcattcgacaccacctacaatacaaacagataACAAACTGCCCctatttatgatgctaaattaatgtatttttatgaatccgcagcagaggtgtatattggctgtttgtttgggtgtatacgaagcatttgttggggtgtacctaatgattttgcattctgcactatggtaatttgtttcaggtataatttggtctgtggttcttttgtcggggtgaatcaccacggtcagtcaacacttctcggatgctctttgatgaaaaacgaagaaattgaatcattcaaatggttatttcaatgttggcttcgttgcatgggaggaaacgctccgaaagggtttctcaccgatcaatgcgcatcaatgaaaagggctttagaggcctgtatgccaacaacaattcaccgttggtgtatttggcacatcatgaagaagattccaagcaaattaaacgggtacaagggacatgccgatattgaacaagaaatgagccaagttgtttggaactctcatagcaaagactcattcgataggaattggaatgattttctgctcaattttggtcttgtggacaacaagtggctttcaggtaatgtttttttaaaatctgcagtagaggtgtaaattgcatgttttatcgggtgtatttatagtctgtgtttgggtgtattttgcagATCTGTAtgaagaccgtcacatatgggttcctatctatctggatcatcacttttgggcagggatgagaagcacacaaaggagcgagatcatgcattcattttttaacaagtttatcacccgaaacagctcgcttattcagttcgtcaaacaatacgataattgcctcggaagcagggagcaagcagagagagaatcagatgctgcagattttcatacggttataccgtgtgcaaccaaatcctccattgaagctcagtttcaagatgcgtacactcatcaaaagtttagggaagtccaagcgcaattcagaggaaaggcgaattgcatcaccagattaacgaattccgctctaggctattcagtatacaaagtcggagaacaagtttccagctcaatattcaacaagtttgtggttacttacgactcagttgcagccgaggtaaaatgccaatgcttatttttcgagtcgagagggatactgtgtcATCACGCAATACGCatgttaagcttcgaacaagtaagccaagtatcacctagatatatactggaacgatggagcaagaaggtaaagaggcgacacacacacatcaagagcagccacgacgaaccactgatggagccaagaagcaagaggtttgaccaattggtttttcgttcgcaaaatatttgcgaatttgcatccgaatcagaggagctgactgcaattctgcaccgtgcgtacgataacgtcatggctgagatggaatcattaaaagccaaaaggaatgagacatcttctttatcccacgaagacgccaacttggaatccgttaacgagcttcaaagcccgccaaggattcgaacaagaggacgtccaaaaaataggctaggttcaaagttggagaaacagattgcaaatgccacgaagaagaaaaagacgaaagttttaagcgaggtaaaagtaatgttctttaaatttgtggcgatttagtttatttttctcgttaatagtttagctaatatgtgagtgTTATATgcagataaacctgtttgatgctgcatcagtggtgcattcaaattacagccaatatcaaggacatgttatgaattatcagttcagggtaccagcagcaggggataactctttgggtgtatagttttacagaatatgggtgtaaaagcactgttcttttgggtgtatttttgttaattcacaatttacatatagatacatatatataatatttgcgTTTTAGGGTTTATAGGTTAGCAgtaagggtttaggttttaagtgtttagggttcagggttttaaTCTCAAAGCATCAAGGGGGGATAGATTTcagggtgtatattcaactttatttgggtgtaaaaattcgcaggttatgggtgtatatttgatttgatgtttttcttcatattttagtacctgtaattcatacattttgaatacagcacaggcATTttaacagcacagacagtttgggtgtatattttaagCAATCTTGGGTGTATATTAAACTTCCGTTGGGtgtaaaagtttataatttgtttttatatctgccttgatgttttccttcatattttaccacctgtaatacagcatagacagtttaacagcacagatagtttaactatggaaaaaaatttcattgaatAGAAGTTGTTTTTAAATGGCAAATTTTTACAGCATTTGTTTAATTTACAAACTACCTAGCAGTTGGATTACGCAGTTTCTATATCAGTAGAATTtatctgacaaaacggactcaataatacagaggatggcttcgacagccttattgcattactctctctaattgcttgatctctctctttattcatttcactgaatagtatccgcgaagcatactccactctatagtggtccacctcctcctacaattaaaaagtatattctgtttaaacagcaatattagttcagtaaagtaatacagagttatatagttctaaagacagttacctgtttccaattatcccattcatattttccctttttaatgttttccggctcaattaactcaagccacttcataacgtagatagcgcagtcatagctgaaaacgaagaaaataaattacaaatctcatttaggaaagtttaatgttcagagtcacaaatttataccttgatttttggcctgatattttaacatatgatgctttaatttccttctccttctcatcTTTCTTCAGAGATTTTCCGCCGGCATATGCTCTCAATCTTGAAATTACATATCCtttaaataccaaaacaaatcagtaatacacccaacacaacaaacgaaatacacccaacttaataaacaacatacacccaacttgatcaacaaaatacacccaaatggttccacaaaatacacccaactcgacAAAGAAATTACACTCAAAGGAAAACATAATTACACCCAAAGCAAAACATACATACACCTTATATTGAACTGAAATACacctatctattaaagtaaaaaacacagaggcaacttacagtgaatttattatgctgctttctctcatcgcttggagctttcttgtgtagcgggtcaagtatatgAAATCTCCGCTTTGTTGTATCAAtcacccataaccaccaatggCCCGAGTagcaaacaggtgcaaaaatctgaaggattgccacatttcaacagtgtgttattttatttggcatataagtaaagaatggtactaacaaatttagcaaatgaaaacttacatatggatgcgaagttaatttttttgcatctatgaagggaataaaacacgggtagtcttccaccctgaattctttATTGGTTTTAGATGATATGAATTCCCCCTTTGGGTGCTTCGAAAGGGCCATGTTCTGCAACAATTGTGAAACAACAAATaaaatactgaaaatacaccCAAGTGAATACgttaaatacacccaaatgattacacAACTTACACCTAATCGAACGTAAATATACCcaacttaataaacaaaatacacccaaaatttgtagaagtaacacttaccacaatatcggggaGGAGACAGTATACTTGTTCTTGAAAccttttatcatttttctgattgaggatgaggcacatggcagatacaatctagaaatatatgctgatatcaatttacattaataaacattgcagtaaactttggtgtaaaaacattaatgttattctaacaTTACCTCAGATTCTATATAACTTTCTGCCTGGAGGGATGCAAGGTGCATTCTATTTAAAATGTAATTATCTTGGTCAATCAGTGTGCACATGTGGTCATACTCGTTAGTACCGCCATCTGCGTATGTCTTCAGTCGCGTCCCCTAGATGTAGCACTTTTCTTTCATATCATCCGTAATCTGATTTATTCCctcaggagtttcaaacttcccagaactttctcccccagtctccttttgaatttgtggacttttacTTTCTTCTTTCACCGCATTGCTTGCTATTTTTTTGTACCAAATCCTCTAATTGTTCTAGCAAATTTGCAGTTTCTGGAGATTTTGCCCTTTTTGTCTCCTACGTTGACGCTCCCTCCtgcgttgctgcttcttcttggcttgaatcagtcaagccaaggctgaatgatggcactggatctgttttaggaacataggatgctgtccgtgccatcatcatcagGGCAGCAACGTCTTCTGCGTCTGGATGACTACGTCATCATGTATAACgtattataagaataagaatatacgaaTGATAAGtaaagattgattttagtctgatgaacttacattttagatggagctgggggaagcgtgGGTGTGGTTTCTTCAAGTTGTTGGAggggttcaggagtgctgcacagttacacaaaattaatcatggcgtaaaaaaaactactcaggaacaatatacacccaaactgttacaaaaaatacacccaaactctaaacaaatatacacccaatactaattcttacgtttctgtagttccttcaatctgtagcagagggGTTGGTTCAAAAGCTGTCTCAGGTGTTTCTTCAAGTTCCGgcacagtggttgtttgggacaTTGGCACAAAAACTTGAatcggaactctaaacaagaagaaaaatgaaaggttaataacgcctttgaaaataataaggttataaggttgaaatattcttgaaaaactcacattaCAAGCGCATCCGACGGTGtctgttccctcacaaccatcatattcgaatcagccGGCTCACTGGCTGACTGTTGAAccggactcaacctaaaatacacccaaagaaagtcaaaaaatacacccgaacaattaaaaaagaagacaagctttgttttttgagaacttacatacttgcagtttttgctttttttttctgcctttt harbors:
- the LOC140178426 gene encoding protein FAR-RED IMPAIRED RESPONSE 1-like — encoded protein: MYFYESAAEVYIGCLFGCIRSICWGVPNDFAFCTMVICFRYNLVCGSFVGVNHHGQSTLLGCSLMKNEEIESFKWLFQCWLRCMGGNAPKGFLTDQCASMKRALEACMPTTIHRWCIWHIMKKIPSKLNGYKGHADIEQEMSQVVWNSHSKDSFDRNWNDFLLNFGLVDNKWLSDLYEDRHIWVPIYLDHHFWAGMRSTQRSEIMHSFFNKFITRNSSLIQFVKQYDNCLGSREQAERESDAADFHTVIPCATKSSIEAQFQDAYTHQKFREVQAQFRGKANCITRLTNSALGYSVYKVGEQVSSSIFNKFVVTYDSVAAEVKCQCLFFESRGILCHHAIRMLSFEQVSQVSPRYILERWSKKVKRRHTHIKSSHDEPLMEPRSKRFDQLVFRSQNICEFASESEELTAILHRAYDNVMAEMESLKAKRNETSSLSHEDANLESVNELQSPPRIRTRGRPKNRLGSKLEKQIANATKKKKTKVLSEINLFDAASVVHSNYSQYQGHVMNYQFRVPAAGDNSLGV